A DNA window from Impatiens glandulifera chromosome 7, dImpGla2.1, whole genome shotgun sequence contains the following coding sequences:
- the LOC124910098 gene encoding putative invertase inhibitor, which translates to MELTIKNATSTVSTIENMLIEKDIDLDVFAVARLGDCLQLYREGVTMMLDAIGAFYSQRYRVANLLMTAAMDGASTCDDGFGGGGESPLSKQYYDLFQLSDVALCIIRLASLVSSSN; encoded by the coding sequence ATGGAACTGACCATAAAAAATGCAACCTCGACTGTTTCCACGATCGAAAACATGCTGATTGAAAAAGATATTGATCTGGACGTATTTGCAGTAGCACGACTCGGAGACTGCCTTCAGCTCTACAGAGAAGGCGTGACCATGATGTTGGATGCCATTGGAGCCTTCTATTCTCAGCGGTACAGAGTTGCAAACCTGCTAATGACTGCAGCCATGGACGGTGCATCGACCTGCGATGATGGGTTTGGGGGAGGAGGAGAGTCCCCTCTGTCGAAGCAGTACTACGACCTCTTTCAGCTCAGTGACGTTGCCTTATGCATCATCAGATTGGCTTCTTTGGTGTCGTCAAGCAATTAG
- the LOC124945088 gene encoding uncharacterized protein LOC124945088, whose translation MVLWEITLGTAYFLGLKRTYRLALKIQRRLITPKHPKIRNFVRGKTRAAFDVALRFHKNIQERDIEVGRNFGNWILRWLDKMKPSAQIRCGHPTTTTTAAAAEQSPAASGEMTKTNIKSDTTNKLPKSSSPHNTTGGGLRRYGTNGDSHSGRNLFTASGNVWSRPFEKTMMRPSGVVIQQRFLSIGRRRVGLEEGVIRKDIMQWIMQHA comes from the exons atggttCTTTGGGAGATCACTCTTGGAACTGCATATTTTCTAGGTTTGAAGCGAACTTATAGGTTGGCTCTCAAGATTCAGCGTCGTCTTATCACCCCTAAGCACCCTAAGATCCGCAACTTCGTTCGCGG GAAGACACGAGCTGCGTTTGATGTAGCGTTGAGATTTCACAAAAACATACAGGAAAGAGATATTGAAGTTGGTCGGAATTTTGGCAACTGGATTCTGAGGTGGCTTGACAAGATGAAACCGTCAGCTCAGATACGCTGCGGTCaccccaccaccaccaccaccgccgccgccgccgagCAATCTCCTGCCGCTAGTGGTGAGATGACAAAAACCAATATCAAGTCTGACACGACAAACAAGTTACCTAAATCGTCTTCTCCCCACAACACTACTGGTGGTGGCCTGAGAAGATATGGAACTAATGGTGACAGTCATTCTGGTAGGAATCTTTTTACTGCATCTGGAAATGTTTGGTCGAGACCGTTTGAGAAGACAATGATGAGGCCATCCGGGGTCGTGATTCAGCAGAGGTTCTTGAGTATTGGGAGAAGAAGAGTGGGTTTAGAGGAGGGCGTCATTCGTAAAGACATAATGCAGTGGATCATGCAGCATGCATAA
- the LOC124945087 gene encoding putative disease resistance protein RGA3, translating to MADAAIINCLISNMLSLVEDELSFLWCFKNQILKLSSTLSCINAVLKDADRRRLKEKDDQMKDWLRKLKDVAYEVRDIIDECTTEQIRHQVKSRNASSSSSRQVINSILTPFSDTLIRLKINHKIKDVQEKLDQVSFEREKLHLRETREDEGKTEYSVGRSRETMSILTESCIYGRDDELKQIVDILVEETNAARNLSILPIVGIGGLGKTTLAQMIFNDEQVLKHFNPRFWVCVSEEFDINQVLKAIIENETRGALSISFLENLQMKVRDILKGKRYLIVLDDVWNENQSKWDDLKDILNCGSEGAFILTTTRKLKVAEIMRTAEPIHLSSLSNDDSWLLFKERAFMNGIPQNPNLIDIGREIARKCKGVPLVAKTLGSQLKFKMGSKEWCRIRDNGIWEQSLENNSILPILKLSYFDLPYELRRCFAYCAIFPKDTNIKKQRLIQFWMAHDLVPTIDNLELEDVGNMIWNELFLRSFFEESTIEQVSYLGQLHTDTCKMHDLMHDLALSIMEDECYIMEATSSNVFKKGIRHITVCNDFSKTTTNNFLEQIGSAKGLQSIILCEGFVNNQKLANVNMFDLLKQSPSLRVLETIDAKRANQVLGCVGYLKHLRYLNLSRTEITTIPNSICRLWNLQTLNLNNCYNLVRLPKNMKDLISLRHLYLMYCNQIKSMPPKMGQLTRLQTLSLFVIGKERDCQVDQLKELDLRGYLRIMNLERISDITVATGVNLDKRLNLRNLELHWEYDEEEDKDKHDVVAEALKGPISLENLRMTGYKGVNLPKWLGKLHSLRYLFLSEMENIEHIFVSESGNDNGVLLPKLEMFHIKNMMNLRDLVSPTTTERILTVFPSLFELSIAKCPKLKSLSNLKSLKVLIIHGDGCDELLYNISNLSGLVELFLFGFKTSVSFPEGMFQNHYATLKTLQIRQCDLLEEPPLQLSSTLGSFLSLRELEIWACPKLSHLFDEEMVRLTSLEKLMIWDCHNLVSLSRGGVTRMDSLKHLILKDCPNLMLSLEEWENIISVECLSIYDCPMLVPLIEADYIIPLIRSHQARIGRDFKVDFLK from the coding sequence ATGGCCGATGCAGCTATAATCAACTGTTTGATTTCAAACATGTTGTCACTTGTTGAGGACGAGTTATCTTTTCTATGGTGCTTCAAGAACCAGATTCTAAAGTTATCCAGCACTTTATCATGCATCAACGCCGTACTAAAAGATGCAGATCGAAGGAGACTCAAGGAGAAAGATGACCAAATGAAAGATTGGTTGCGAAAGCTCAAAGATGTAGCATACGAGGTTCGGGACATCATAGATGAGTGCACCACCGAACAAATTCGCCATCAAGTCAAAAGTCGTAACGCCTCCTCTTCATCTTCGAGGCAAGTAATCAATTCAATCTTAACTCCCTTTAGTGATACTTTGATACGTCTTAAGATCAATCATAAAATTAAGGATGTTCAAGAGAAACTAGACCAGGTCTCGTTTGAACGAGAAAAGTTACATTTACGTGAAACAAGGGAGGATGAAGGAAAAACAGAGTATAGTGTTGGTAGATCGCGTGAAACTATGTCTATTTTGACCGAGAGTTGTATTTACGGGAGAGATGATGAGTTAAAACAGATTGTTGATATTTTAGTTGAGGAAACTAATGCTGCTAGAAATTTATCAATTCTTCCCATAGTTGGGATCGGAGGGTTGGGTAAAACCACACTTGCCCAAATGATCTTCAACGACGAACAAGTGTTGAAGCATTTCAATCCTAGATTTTGGGTGTGTGTCTCCGAGGAATTTGATATAAATCAAGTTCTCAAAGCCATTATTGAAAACGAAACAAGAGGagctttgagcatctcattcctAGAAAATTTGCAGATGAAAGTTAGAGATATATTGAAAGGAAAAAGATATTTGATTGTGTTAGACGATGTTTGGAACGAAAATCAATCGAAATGGGATGACCTGAAGGATATATTGAACTGTGGATCAGAAGGTGCTTTCATCTTGACAACAACTCGTAAATTAAAGGTGGCCGAAATAATGAGAACGGCCGAGCCAATTCATTTATCATCGCTCTCTAACGATGACAGTTGGCTACTATTCAAAGAACGCGCCTTTATGAATGGAATACCGCAAAATCCAAACCTTATTGACATAGGAAGAGAAATAGCTAGAAAATGTAAAGGTGTTCCTTTAGTGGCAAAAACATTGGGCAGTCAATTGAAGTTCAAGATGGGATCCAAAGAATGGTGCAGAATAAGAGATAATGGAATATGGGAGCAATCACTCGAGAACAATTCTATTTTGCCTATTCTCAAGTTGAGTTACTTTGATCTCCCTTATGAATTGAGAAGATGCTTCGCCTATTGTGCTATATTTCCAAAGGACACTAACATTAAAAAACAAAGACTGATTCAATTTTGGATGGCTCATGATTTAGTTCCAACAATTGATAACCTAGAGCTAGAAGATGTTGGAAATATGATCTGGAATGAGTTGTTCTTGAGATCCTTTTTTGAAGAGAGTACAATAGAACAAGTGTCATATCTTGGACAACTTCATACTGATACGTGTAAGATGCATGATCTTATGCACGATCTTGCCCTATCTATTATGGAAGATGAATGTTATATAATGGAAGCCACCTCGAGCAATGTTTTCAAGAAAGGAATTCGTCACATAACTGTGTGTAATGATTTTAGCAAGACAACAACTAATAACTTTCTTGAACAAATTGGTAGTGCTAAAGGCTTGCAATCAATAATACTATGCGAAGGATTTGTTAATAATCAGAAGCTCGCAAATGTAAACATGTTTGATCTCTTGAAGCAATCTCCATCTTTACGTGTCCTTGAAACAATCGACGCAAAGAGGGCAAATCAAGTTTTGGGTTGTGTAGGATATCTAAAGCATCTTAGATATTTAAACCTTTCAAGAACCGAGATAACAACAATACCCAATTCTATTTGTAGGCTTTGGAACTTACAGACCTTGAACCTCAATAATTGTTACAATCTCGTAAGATTGCCAAAGAACATGAAAGATTTGATTAGCCTCCGACATCTTTATCTAATGTATTGCAATCAAATAAAAAGCATGCCTCCCAAGATGGGGCAATTGACACGTCTACAGACGTTAAGCTTGTTTGTGATAGGTAAGGAAAGAGATTGTCAAGTAGATCAACTGAAAGAACTGGATCTCAGAGGATATTTAAGAATCATGAACCTTGAAAGAATTAGTGATATAACAGTTGCTACAGGAGTAAATCTAGATAAAAGGTTGAATCTTCGAAATTTAGAGTTACATTGGGAATATGATGAAGAGGAAGACAAAGATAAACATGATGTTGTAGCTGAAGCTTTGAAAGGGCCAATAAGCCTTGAGAACTTGAGAATGACTGGTTACAAAGGTGTGAATCTTCCTAAATGGTTGGGGAAGCTTCATTCATTAAGATATCTTTTCCTTTCGGAGATGGAAAATATTGAGCACATATTTGTTAGTGAAAGTGGCAATGACAATGGAGTATTATTACCAAAGCTAGAGATGTTTCACATAAAAAACATGATGAATTTGAGGGATTTAGTGTCTCCTACAACAACAGAAAGAATATTAACAGTATTCCCAAGTCTCTTTGAACTTTCAATAGCTAAATGTCCAAAACTAAAATCATTGTCGAATCTCAAATCACTAAAGGTTTTAATTATCCATGGTGATGGTTGTGATGAGTTGTTATATAACATCTCAAATCTTAGCGGTCTTGTTGAGCTCTTCCTTTTTGGATTCAAAACAAGTGTTTCATTTCCAGAGGGAATGTTTCAGAACCATTATGCTACTCTCAAGACTCTCCAAATAAGACAGTGTGATCTACTTGAAGAGCCTCCTCTACAGTTATCATCAACACTAGGGTCATTCCTATCTCTTCGAGAATTGGAAATTTGGGCTTGCCCCAAGTTAAGTCATTTGTTTGATGAAGAAATGGTAAGACTCACTTCACTAGAGAAGTTAATGATTTGGGATTGTCACAATCTAGTGTCTCTTTCAAGAGGAGGAGTCACGAGAATGGACTCTCTGAAGCATCTAATATTGAAGGACTGCCCTAACTTGATGCTATCGTTGGAAGAATGGGAAAACATCATTTCAGTTGAGTGTTTGTCCATCTATGATTGCCCTATGTTGGTGCCATTGATAGAGGCGGATTACATTATCCCGCTGATCCGCTCCCATCAAGCAAGAATTGGACGTGACTTCAAAGTAGATTTCTTAAAGTAA